One Coccinella septempunctata chromosome 8, icCocSept1.1, whole genome shotgun sequence genomic window carries:
- the LOC123319225 gene encoding syntaxin-18, translating to MDITLMFLAHVKMVRTTNKSLGIIDKKPSTNILKSKKDGNLAKAKEVVRQLTHLRQFLIDNKAAYLNIMNYLSTNRTMTEIDREQVESVAEDIVHKCKSIINDYKKEIATLKKTEQVEEHYNAVIESLEKYLREVSKVYTEAKAIRVKRVIEVHNLSKLGPTKRKTDERNDLFHSASDDEDATQVKKVIIPEVLNIPNVEEELSSEEMQMFQAENDTLYNELNSMSDEVKQMESKIVHIAELQELFSEKVLQQEGDIDRIANVVVGSTEQIKDANEQIRQAIQRKAGLRAWVLFFLLVMSFSLLFLDWYND from the coding sequence ATGGATATCACGCTTATGTTTTTAGCGCACGTAAAAATGGTACGTACTACCAATAAATCTCTTGGTATTATTGACAAAAAACCCAGTACAAATATATTGAAATCAAAAAAAGATGGGAATCTTGCAAAGGCAAAGGAAGTAGTGAGACAGTTAACGCACCTCAGACAATTCCTCATAGACAACAAAGCTGCCTATTTAAATATAATGAATTACCTATCGACAAATAGAACGATGACTGAAATCGATAGGGAACAAGTAGAATCGGTGGCTGAAGATATAGTTCATAAGTGTAAAAGTATTATAAATGATTATAAGAAAGAAATTGCTACATTAAAAAAGACAGAACAGGTCGAAGAACATTATAATGCTGTTATAGAATCTTTGGAAAAATATTTACGAGAGGTTTCTAAAGTATACACTGAAGCTAAAGCTATAAGAGTAAAAAGAGTTATTGAAGTCCATAATCTCTCCAAACTTGGTCCAACCAAAAGAAAAACTGATGAACGAAATGACCTTTTTCATAGCGCAAGTGATGATGAGGATGCTACTCAAGTAAAAAAGGTAATAATCCCAGAGGTACTCAATATTCCCAATGTCGAGGAAGAATTATCTAGCGAAGAAATGCAAATGTTTCAAGCAGAAAATGACACCCTTTACAATGAACTGAACAGTATGTCTGATGAGGTTAAACAGATGGAAAGTAAGATTGTTCACATAGCTGAATTGCAAGAGTTATTCTCAGAGAAAGTGTTGCAACAGGAAGGTGATATAGATAGAATAGCAAATGTGGTTGTTGGTTCGACTGAACAAATCAAGGATGCAAATGAACAGATACGTCAAGCAATTCAAAGGAAAGCTGGTTTACGAGCTTGGGTTTTATTTTTCCTCTTAGTTATGTCCTTCTCTCTACTATTTTTAGATTGGTATAATGATTAA